In Gemmatimonadaceae bacterium, the following are encoded in one genomic region:
- a CDS encoding PAS domain S-box protein, with translation MRLSDPGPSELLRGMGALVWEGTADGTRREILSTDQRGGSPGDTPEAPDPGYWWQHVHPADRALLAAACRAAVQEGGRRSVEYRLVADDGAVHWYSDVLAAVHGPGGALRLRGLTAELGDRHVAAAVPEVPDWRGESFDDALRLARIGHFTHDLRSQEMRCAPQVDAFFGFAPERAHPFAAYLAVVHPDDVPLLRNHPASLLSTGQEEFEMEYRVVPHAGRVLHLRALGRVVRDEAGVPVQVFGTLQDVTGQRVEALEQQAHLWFLDSLREVEATLHHHGDLAHIVAELCTAVRRVLACDAVCVLGSADDDGIRWRLACCAGPDDMPSADWSAILADAGVAACLSAIRGSATPVHRGPGAARDVPHLFQSRLHVRSLLGTTLQPRASAPMVLVAVQQSHARTWTAIECQLLEEIGRRLADTSITVASYQELRESERRLAESQRISHVGYWERDVETGAIRLSEETLRIIGVADGVQHSDTIKEVERLWRRQIHRDDRARVMDALGRAWAGTAPYDIEYRIHRFDGALRDVRSVGTLVRDDQGRVIRLFGTVQDITELRNAERELHLVESRFRALVDHASDAFYIFAGSTVVDANARAVAQLGYPMHELIGLDARVLDGQLTPAEMATITPRLAAGEHVSFETLHRRKDGSTFPVEVRIRPLVHGGQVYSMCLVRDLSDRIDAERRLRESHSLMEAIIGGTPDIVYVIDRGHRCVMINSTGARLLEMSVESMIGRPSREIYPGHFADGHIAVDEQVMQSGAPAVIEGHATFNGVRRFFTTSKYPHRNRAGEIIGMIGVTREMTDYKRLEEQLVHSQKMEAVGQLAGGIAHDFNNLLTVIISYCELLLTMQPASDPGRELVAEIRRCGERAATLTSQLLTFSRKQRLSPRIVNLYAGIGEWRRLVRPLVREDIEIDVSLAAGLHSVRVDPDQLEQALTNLVVNARDAMPDGGLLRLAVDEVEITPAGAPLHGGVSPGRYARIVVADTGQGIPDAVLARVFEPFFTTKPVGKGTGLGLAMVYGFVRQSGGHVTITSEVGVGTRVSMFLPSVDAPAEYAPEPGGDANVRGGSETVLLVEDERVVRTLSRRILEGMGYTVLEAFDGEEALAVARSHRGRIDIVVTDVVMPRLNGRRMAAALRADNPMLRVLFVSGYAGDMAGDPAAIPPGELLQKPFTPAVLARRVRELLDAPPPVEPAP, from the coding sequence ATGCGCCTCTCCGATCCTGGCCCGAGCGAGCTTCTGCGCGGCATGGGTGCCCTCGTGTGGGAAGGGACCGCCGACGGCACCAGGCGCGAGATACTCTCGACGGATCAGCGAGGTGGCTCGCCAGGCGACACGCCGGAGGCGCCGGATCCCGGATACTGGTGGCAACATGTGCATCCCGCGGACCGGGCGTTGCTCGCCGCCGCCTGTCGCGCCGCCGTGCAGGAGGGGGGCCGACGCAGCGTCGAGTACCGGCTGGTCGCCGACGATGGCGCGGTCCACTGGTACAGTGATGTCCTGGCCGCCGTGCACGGCCCGGGCGGTGCGTTGCGACTGCGCGGGCTCACGGCGGAACTCGGCGACCGCCATGTTGCGGCCGCCGTGCCCGAGGTGCCGGACTGGCGTGGCGAGTCGTTCGACGATGCCCTGCGGCTGGCGCGGATCGGGCACTTCACGCATGACCTCCGCAGCCAGGAGATGCGCTGCGCACCGCAGGTCGACGCCTTCTTCGGTTTCGCGCCCGAGCGCGCCCATCCGTTCGCCGCCTACCTGGCCGTCGTGCATCCCGACGACGTGCCCCTGCTGCGGAACCATCCGGCGTCGCTCCTGTCCACGGGGCAGGAGGAGTTCGAGATGGAGTACCGCGTCGTGCCGCACGCCGGACGCGTACTGCACCTGCGCGCGCTCGGCCGGGTGGTGCGGGACGAGGCGGGTGTTCCGGTGCAGGTGTTCGGCACGCTGCAGGACGTGACCGGGCAGAGGGTGGAGGCCCTGGAGCAGCAGGCCCATCTCTGGTTCCTCGACAGCCTGCGCGAGGTCGAGGCCACGCTGCACCATCACGGCGACCTTGCCCACATCGTGGCGGAGCTCTGCACCGCGGTGCGGCGTGTGCTCGCGTGTGACGCGGTGTGCGTGCTCGGCAGCGCCGACGATGACGGCATCCGCTGGCGGCTCGCGTGTTGTGCGGGGCCGGACGACATGCCCTCCGCGGACTGGTCGGCGATCCTGGCCGACGCGGGCGTGGCGGCCTGCCTCAGCGCAATTCGTGGCTCGGCGACACCGGTGCACCGCGGCCCCGGGGCGGCGCGCGACGTGCCGCATCTGTTCCAGTCGCGCCTGCACGTGCGGTCGCTGCTCGGCACCACCCTGCAGCCGCGCGCGAGCGCCCCGATGGTGCTGGTCGCCGTGCAGCAGTCGCATGCGCGGACGTGGACCGCGATCGAGTGCCAGCTCCTCGAGGAGATCGGGCGACGGCTCGCGGACACGTCGATCACGGTCGCCTCGTACCAGGAGCTGCGGGAGAGCGAACGCCGCCTGGCGGAATCGCAGCGCATCTCCCATGTCGGCTACTGGGAGCGTGACGTGGAGACCGGTGCGATTCGCCTGTCCGAGGAGACGCTCCGCATCATCGGCGTGGCCGATGGGGTGCAGCACTCGGACACGATCAAGGAAGTCGAGCGGCTCTGGCGCCGGCAGATCCACCGCGACGATCGCGCGCGCGTGATGGACGCGCTGGGGCGGGCGTGGGCGGGAACGGCGCCCTACGACATCGAGTACCGGATCCACCGGTTCGACGGCGCGCTGCGCGATGTCCGCAGCGTCGGCACCCTGGTGCGCGATGACCAGGGACGCGTCATCCGCCTGTTCGGAACGGTGCAGGACATCACCGAGCTCCGGAACGCGGAGCGCGAGCTGCACCTGGTGGAGTCGCGGTTCCGGGCGCTGGTCGACCACGCCAGTGATGCGTTCTACATCTTCGCCGGCAGCACCGTGGTGGACGCGAACGCACGCGCGGTGGCGCAGCTCGGCTACCCGATGCACGAGCTGATCGGGCTTGATGCCCGCGTGCTGGACGGACAGCTCACGCCGGCGGAGATGGCCACGATCACGCCGCGGCTGGCCGCCGGCGAGCACGTGTCGTTCGAGACGCTCCACCGGCGCAAGGACGGGTCGACGTTCCCGGTGGAGGTGCGCATCCGGCCGCTGGTCCATGGCGGCCAGGTGTACTCGATGTGCCTCGTCCGTGACCTGTCGGACCGGATCGACGCCGAGCGCCGGCTGCGGGAGAGCCACAGCCTGATGGAGGCGATCATCGGCGGCACCCCCGACATCGTGTACGTGATCGACCGCGGGCACCGGTGCGTGATGATCAACTCCACCGGGGCGCGCCTGCTGGAGATGTCGGTGGAGTCGATGATCGGCCGCCCCAGCCGCGAGATCTACCCGGGTCACTTCGCCGATGGCCACATCGCCGTGGACGAGCAGGTGATGCAGTCGGGGGCGCCGGCGGTGATCGAGGGGCACGCCACCTTCAACGGCGTGCGCCGCTTCTTCACCACCAGCAAGTACCCGCACCGCAACCGCGCCGGCGAGATCATCGGGATGATCGGCGTGACGCGCGAGATGACGGACTACAAGCGCCTCGAGGAGCAGCTCGTCCACTCGCAGAAGATGGAGGCGGTGGGCCAGCTCGCCGGCGGCATCGCGCACGACTTCAACAACCTCCTCACCGTCATCATCAGCTACTGCGAGCTGCTGCTGACGATGCAGCCCGCGTCCGATCCCGGCCGTGAGCTGGTGGCCGAGATCCGGCGCTGCGGGGAACGGGCCGCCACGCTCACCAGCCAGCTGCTGACGTTCAGCCGCAAGCAGCGCCTCTCGCCGCGCATCGTGAACCTGTATGCCGGCATCGGCGAGTGGCGGCGCCTCGTGCGCCCGCTGGTGCGCGAGGACATCGAGATCGACGTGTCGCTGGCCGCCGGCCTGCACTCGGTGCGGGTGGATCCCGACCAGCTCGAGCAGGCGCTCACCAACCTGGTGGTGAACGCGCGCGACGCGATGCCCGACGGGGGGCTGCTGCGCCTGGCGGTGGACGAGGTGGAGATCACGCCGGCCGGGGCACCGCTCCATGGCGGCGTGTCACCCGGCCGCTACGCGCGCATCGTGGTCGCCGACACCGGGCAGGGCATTCCCGATGCCGTGCTGGCACGCGTCTTCGAGCCCTTCTTCACCACCAAGCCGGTGGGGAAGGGCACCGGCCTGGGCCTCGCGATGGTGTACGGCTTCGTGCGGCAGTCGGGTGGCCATGTCACCATCACGAGCGAGGTGGGCGTCGGCACGAGGGTGTCGATGTTCCTCCCGTCGGTCGATGCCCCCGCCGAGTACGCACCGGAACCCGGGGGAGATGCGAATGTCCGCGGCGGGAGCGAGACGGTGCTGCTGGTGGAGGACGAGCGGGTGGTGCGCACGCTGTCGCGTCGCATCCTGGAAGGGATGGGGTACACGGTGCTCGAGGCCTTCGACGGCGAGGAGGCGCTGGCGGTGGCGCGGTCGCACCGCGGCCGGATCGACATCGTGGTCACCGACGTGGTGATGCCGCGGCTCAACGGACGCCGCATGGCCGCGGCGTTGCGCGCCGACAACCCGATGCTGCGCGTGCTGTTCGTCTCCGGCTACGCGGGCGACATGGCGGGTGACCCGGCCGCGATCCCGCCCGGCGAGCTGCTGCAGAAGCCGTTCACGCCGGCGGTGCTCGCGCGCCGGGTCCGCGAGCTGCTCGATGCCCCGCCGCCCGTGGAGCCCGCGCCATGA
- a CDS encoding RidA family protein, which yields MTRVTPPLPTRLLLAAASVLLTACASARAPEFLGTTVGPPRPFSPAVRANGFIYLAGQVGTDSTGAIVTGGIQAETRQVMRNIGDVLQRTGSSFDRVVKCTAFLADMREWNAMNEVYVTFFPAGHYPARSAMGVNGLALGARVEIECIAV from the coding sequence ATGACCCGCGTCACCCCACCGTTGCCGACCCGCCTGCTGCTCGCCGCTGCGAGCGTGCTCCTCACCGCCTGCGCCAGCGCCCGGGCCCCCGAGTTCCTCGGCACCACCGTGGGCCCGCCGCGACCCTTCTCGCCAGCCGTGCGGGCGAACGGGTTCATCTACCTCGCGGGGCAGGTCGGCACCGACAGCACCGGCGCCATCGTCACGGGTGGCATCCAGGCCGAGACACGCCAGGTGATGCGCAACATCGGCGACGTGCTGCAGCGCACCGGCAGCTCGTTCGACCGCGTCGTCAAGTGCACGGCCTTCCTCGCCGACATGCGCGAGTGGAACGCAATGAACGAGGTCTACGTCACCTTCTTCCCGGCGGGCCACTATCCGGCGCGAAGCGCCATGGGTGTCAACGGGCTGGCACTCGGCGCGCGCGTCGAGATCGAGTGCATCGCCGTGTGA
- a CDS encoding YaeQ family protein: protein MALTATIYNFTIELADVDRGVYESLVLKVAQHPSETEERLVTRVLAYCLEFAEGIAFSRGISEPDEPAIVVRDLTGTITAWVEVGAPDAARLHKASKAAPRVVVYIEKPAVIYLRQLEGTRIHRAESIVVRLIDRALVDGLVERLDRRMTMAVSVTDGHLFVSMGSLSIDGAVTDFAIP from the coding sequence GTGGCCCTCACCGCGACCATCTACAACTTCACCATCGAGCTCGCCGACGTGGACCGCGGCGTCTACGAGTCGCTGGTCCTGAAGGTCGCGCAGCATCCGTCGGAGACGGAGGAACGGCTGGTCACCCGGGTGCTGGCCTACTGCCTGGAGTTCGCCGAGGGGATCGCGTTCTCGCGCGGCATCAGCGAGCCCGATGAACCTGCGATCGTGGTGCGGGACCTCACCGGCACGATCACCGCCTGGGTGGAGGTCGGCGCACCGGACGCGGCCCGGCTGCACAAGGCGAGCAAGGCCGCCCCGCGGGTGGTCGTCTACATCGAGAAGCCGGCGGTGATCTACCTCCGACAGCTCGAGGGCACGCGGATCCATCGCGCGGAGTCGATCGTGGTGCGGCTGATCGACCGCGCGCTGGTCGACGGCCTCGTGGAACGCCTCGACCGCCGCATGACGATGGCGGTGTCGGTCACGGATGGCCACCTGTTCGTGTCGATGGGATCCCTCAGCATCGACGGTGCCGTCACGGACTTCGCGATTCCCTGA
- a CDS encoding lipid A deacylase LpxR family protein, whose protein sequence is MSVRLFARAREWIRTPLVLACAAPCAAVSAGAQVITRVVLDNDAFNFWQPPAQRADREYSQGTRLDLLHAGDSRLARRLLGGGAQCRPEPMPAPRVRAATRDCRLVSVALQQAIYTPTLSAVRRRPGERPFAGWFGVEAGMLRESTRSMRAFAVALGVTGRPSLAESSQKAVHEFFGFQAPQGWELQLPTEVTMMASYRGAHDLLHLGHPHAGGLQLVAAPVWAVRAGTLVTDASGGVQVALGIRPPLPWRETGRDLAGGWGMYVAAGATQSIVARNLFLDGSTFGPSERVPRHVTVGTTELAIGVRGPRAVMEWRVHSRGREYAGQPMAHAYSTLALTVH, encoded by the coding sequence GTGAGCGTGCGCCTGTTCGCGCGCGCGCGCGAGTGGATCCGGACGCCACTGGTGCTGGCCTGCGCCGCACCGTGCGCTGCCGTTTCGGCGGGCGCACAGGTGATCACGCGGGTGGTGCTCGACAACGACGCGTTCAACTTCTGGCAGCCCCCGGCGCAGCGCGCCGATCGCGAATACTCGCAGGGCACGCGCCTGGACCTGCTGCACGCGGGGGACAGTCGCCTGGCGCGGCGGCTGCTTGGCGGTGGCGCGCAGTGCCGCCCCGAGCCGATGCCGGCGCCGCGCGTGCGTGCGGCCACGCGGGACTGTCGCCTGGTCTCCGTTGCGCTGCAGCAGGCCATCTACACCCCCACGCTGAGCGCCGTCCGCCGGCGTCCGGGGGAGCGACCGTTCGCGGGATGGTTCGGGGTGGAGGCGGGGATGCTGCGCGAGTCCACGCGCAGCATGCGGGCGTTCGCGGTCGCGCTGGGCGTGACGGGCAGGCCCTCGCTGGCCGAGTCGTCGCAGAAGGCGGTGCACGAGTTCTTCGGCTTCCAGGCGCCGCAGGGTTGGGAGCTGCAGCTGCCGACGGAAGTGACGATGATGGCGAGCTACCGCGGGGCGCACGACCTGCTGCACCTGGGCCACCCGCACGCCGGCGGCCTGCAACTCGTGGCCGCACCGGTGTGGGCGGTGCGCGCGGGGACGCTCGTCACCGACGCCTCTGGTGGCGTGCAGGTCGCGCTGGGAATCCGACCACCGCTCCCCTGGCGCGAGACCGGGCGGGATCTCGCCGGTGGCTGGGGGATGTACGTCGCTGCGGGCGCGACCCAGTCGATCGTCGCGCGAAACCTGTTCCTCGACGGCTCCACCTTCGGCCCGAGCGAGCGGGTGCCTCGACATGTCACCGTCGGCACCACCGAACTGGCCATCGGCGTGCGCGGGCCGCGCGCCGTGATGGAGTGGCGGGTGCACAGCCGGGGCAGGGAATACGCCGGCCAGCCCATGGCGCATGCATATTCCACCCTCGCCCTCACCGTGCACTGA
- a CDS encoding dienelactone hydrolase family protein: MHTLRTTLLVLAATAPLAAQTARQPDYAEAMHAAHGRELPTATPAATTAPRRAVTGSEVVYGTVNGRELRGYLSRPAGAERGGPAIIVIHEWWGLNDNIKAVTDRYAGEGFTVLAVDLFGRVATTPDTAMVLYQAAMRDVPSGEANVRAAIAYLKGQGATALGSVGYCFGGHWSLRTGLTGGADMKGIVMYYGAPITDRTQLARLRAPVLGLFGGLDRGIPVDSVRAMEAQMKSMGRPVTIKVYSDANHAFANPSGQAYNAVAATDAWDLTLAFFRRTLR; this comes from the coding sequence ATGCACACTCTCCGCACCACACTGCTCGTGCTGGCCGCCACGGCTCCGCTCGCGGCCCAGACGGCACGTCAGCCCGACTACGCCGAGGCCATGCACGCGGCGCACGGTCGCGAGCTGCCCACCGCAACCCCCGCCGCCACGACGGCACCGCGGCGCGCGGTGACCGGGAGCGAGGTGGTGTACGGCACCGTGAACGGCCGCGAGCTGCGTGGCTACCTCTCGCGGCCGGCGGGTGCGGAGCGCGGTGGGCCGGCGATCATCGTGATCCATGAGTGGTGGGGCCTGAACGACAACATCAAGGCGGTCACCGATCGCTACGCCGGCGAGGGGTTCACGGTCCTCGCGGTGGACCTCTTCGGCCGCGTTGCGACGACGCCCGACACGGCGATGGTGCTGTACCAGGCCGCGATGAGGGACGTGCCATCCGGGGAGGCGAACGTGCGGGCGGCGATCGCGTACCTCAAGGGACAGGGGGCCACGGCACTCGGCTCGGTGGGGTACTGCTTCGGCGGTCACTGGTCGTTGCGCACGGGGCTCACCGGTGGCGCCGACATGAAGGGCATCGTCATGTACTACGGTGCGCCGATCACCGACCGTACGCAGCTCGCGCGGCTCCGCGCTCCGGTGCTCGGCCTGTTCGGGGGCCTCGACCGGGGCATTCCCGTGGACAGCGTGCGCGCCATGGAGGCGCAGATGAAGTCGATGGGGCGCCCGGTCACGATCAAGGTGTATTCCGACGCGAACCACGCCTTCGCGAACCCCTCGGGCCAGGCGTACAATGCCGTGGCGGCAACGGATGCCTGGGACCTGACGCTCGCCTTCTTCCGGCGCACGCTGCGCTGA
- a CDS encoding ATP-binding cassette domain-containing protein, producing MSLLGLQDVSLAFGGPALLSHADFSIERGERVCLLGRNGTGKSTLLKLLDGSLLPDTGEVVRISGLTVSRLEQEIPEDVGGSMFDVVAAGVGPSGALLAQYHHASLHLATDAGPKALKELERLHHALDAADAWQVHTRVETALQHLSLDPELPFASASGGRKRQALLARALVRQPDILLLDEPTNHLDVAAVEWMERMLVERGTTLVFVTHDRAFLRRVATRIVELDRGTLVDWGGDYDTYLVRKEAALDVEAREWAEFDRKLAQEEVWIRTGIQARRTRNEGRVRNLEQLRVERSQRRDRVGTATLHAQDAARSGRLVVEARDVSFFRGDTPIIRSFSTIITRGDRVGLIGPNGSGKTTLIRLLLGELAPGSGSITLGTNLEIAYFDQLREQLDEERSVFDTIADGSEWVEIGGARRHVHGYLQEFLFGPERARTPVRALSGGERNRLLLARLFTRTFNLLVLDEPTNDLDIETLVLLEALLLEYGGTLLVVSHDRAFLDNVVTSTFAFEGQGVVREYAGGYADWVRQRPAPPAPVPAARAVLPAPATRAAKKRKLSYAESRELEALPERIDAVEQERTALYAQLADPLVLRDGALVAGATARLAALDADLAALTERWEALETIAGGE from the coding sequence ATGTCCCTGTTGGGCCTGCAGGACGTCAGTCTCGCCTTCGGTGGCCCCGCGCTCCTGTCGCACGCGGATTTCAGCATCGAGCGCGGTGAGCGCGTCTGCCTGCTCGGCCGCAACGGCACCGGCAAGAGCACGCTGCTGAAGCTCCTCGACGGCTCGCTCCTGCCCGACACGGGCGAGGTGGTGCGGATCAGCGGGCTGACGGTGTCGCGGCTGGAGCAGGAGATCCCCGAGGATGTGGGGGGCAGCATGTTCGACGTGGTGGCGGCCGGCGTGGGCCCGTCCGGCGCGCTGCTGGCGCAGTACCACCACGCGAGCCTGCACCTGGCCACCGATGCCGGCCCGAAGGCGCTGAAGGAGCTCGAGCGGCTGCACCACGCGCTCGACGCCGCGGATGCATGGCAGGTGCACACGCGTGTCGAGACGGCGCTGCAGCACCTGTCGCTGGATCCCGAGCTGCCATTCGCGAGCGCGTCGGGCGGCCGCAAGCGCCAGGCCCTGCTGGCCCGCGCGCTCGTCCGCCAGCCGGACATCCTGCTCCTCGACGAGCCGACCAACCACCTCGACGTGGCGGCCGTGGAGTGGATGGAGCGCATGCTGGTGGAGCGCGGGACGACGCTGGTGTTCGTCACGCACGATCGGGCCTTCCTGCGGCGCGTCGCCACGCGGATCGTCGAACTCGATCGCGGGACGCTGGTCGACTGGGGCGGTGACTACGACACGTACCTCGTCCGCAAGGAGGCGGCGCTGGACGTCGAGGCGCGCGAGTGGGCCGAGTTCGATCGCAAGCTGGCGCAGGAGGAGGTGTGGATCCGCACCGGCATCCAGGCCCGGCGCACCCGCAACGAGGGACGCGTGCGCAACCTCGAGCAGCTGCGCGTGGAGCGGAGCCAGCGCCGCGATCGCGTCGGCACCGCCACGCTCCACGCGCAGGACGCCGCGCGCTCCGGCCGACTGGTGGTGGAGGCCCGGGACGTGAGCTTCTTCCGCGGCGACACTCCGATCATCCGCAGCTTCTCCACCATCATCACGCGTGGTGACCGGGTCGGACTGATCGGCCCCAACGGCTCGGGCAAGACGACCCTCATCCGCCTCCTCCTCGGCGAGCTGGCCCCCGGTTCCGGTTCCATCACGCTCGGCACCAACCTCGAGATCGCGTACTTCGACCAGCTGCGCGAGCAGCTGGACGAAGAGCGCAGCGTCTTCGACACCATCGCCGATGGCTCCGAATGGGTGGAGATCGGCGGGGCGCGCCGGCACGTGCACGGCTACCTGCAGGAGTTCCTGTTCGGGCCGGAGCGTGCGCGGACACCGGTGCGCGCGCTCTCGGGCGGGGAGCGCAACCGGCTCCTGCTGGCGCGGCTCTTCACGCGGACGTTCAACCTGCTGGTGCTCGACGAGCCGACGAACGACCTCGACATCGAGACGCTGGTGCTGCTCGAGGCGCTGCTGCTCGAGTACGGCGGGACGCTGCTGGTGGTGAGCCACGATCGCGCCTTCCTCGACAACGTCGTCACCTCTACCTTCGCCTTCGAGGGGCAGGGGGTGGTGCGTGAGTATGCCGGAGGCTACGCCGACTGGGTGCGCCAGCGGCCGGCGCCGCCGGCGCCCGTTCCCGCCGCACGGGCGGTGCTGCCGGCACCAGCCACGCGTGCGGCGAAGAAGCGCAAGCTGAGCTACGCCGAGTCCCGCGAGCTCGAGGCGCTGCCGGAGCGCATCGATGCCGTGGAACAGGAACGGACGGCGCTGTATGCACAGCTCGCCGATCCGCTGGTCCTCCGCGACGGTGCGCTGGTGGCTGGCGCCACCGCGCGACTGGCCGCGCTGGACGCCGACCTCGCGGCACTCACGGAACGATGGGAAGCGCTGGAAACGATCGCTGGCGGGGAGTGA